In Cryptomeria japonica chromosome 5, Sugi_1.0, whole genome shotgun sequence, the genomic window AAGGTCCCATCCAGACGCCAACTTAGCGTTCATCTTGGCAACAAAGCCAGGCCTAATGCTCTCACAGTACTGCAAGAAATATGCCGTAACCTCATAGCCATGGTCCCATCTATCTCCACTTCCGGGCTTAACCCAGTGAGAAGGTGCCAACCCAGCAGTGAGCCGAACATAATCTGCAAATCCTTCGATGAGCCCACCTGGTGCATTTCCATGCCCGTCCCACTGCCACACGTGTGTCATCTCATGGTACATAACTCCTCTTATTTCTGCCTTCACGTCTTTCGTGTAGTCTGCAACATATTCTGCGCTAAAGTGGATTTCATCTCGATTCGTATACGCTATTCCGTTCATGCTTTCCACAATCAGAGAAACTGTATTCACCTTCTTCCTACTTGCAGGTGATTGctggtggaaggttttccagataAAATTAGTGGAGGAGTTCATTATTTCCAGTGCTCCCCCCTTGCCGATCTCTTTATCAAATCGATCACCACCTGAAGTTCCTTGCGCAGAATTGGTGAATTCGAATGCCACTGCTTCGGCACTGTGCTCAATTAATAATGTGACGCCCAGCAGGACGACCATGAAGCGAAACAGTGCAGCCGAGGGAGCGGCCATTTTTGCAAATTCACTAAAATTTGTAAGAGCGAAAGAAAAATTATTATAACAAGATTATATTACCGATAAGGGGTGAAGTAGAAATTATATAGGGCTGTGCTTGTGAACACAAACTTTTTCCTCAGATTGGATATACTGATGTAAATCCAAGTCAAAGCCTTTTATG contains:
- the LOC131072670 gene encoding uncharacterized protein LOC131072670, whose product is MAAPSAALFRFMVVLLGVTLLIEHSAEAVAFEFTNSAQGTSGGDRFDKEIGKGGALEIMNSSTNFIWKTFHQQSPASRKKVNTVSLIVESMNGIAYTNRDEIHFSAEYVADYTKDVKAEIRGVMYHEMTHVWQWDGHGNAPGGLIEGFADYVRLTAGLAPSHWVKPGSGDRWDHGYEVTAYFLQYCESIRPGFVAKMNAKLASGWDLGYFNALTGKSVDQLWKDYKAKYSSGT